The following coding sequences are from one Lolium rigidum isolate FL_2022 chromosome 6, APGP_CSIRO_Lrig_0.1, whole genome shotgun sequence window:
- the LOC124658894 gene encoding tyrosine decarboxylase 1-like — MGSLPPLDAPLPLGPEAFLDESRPVIDFLNGYYRDIESYPVRPDAEPGWLRTLLPDVPPEHGDPVEAILEDVQQHIIPGLTHWQSPNFFAYFPANGSAAGLMGDMLTSGLNVVPFSWASSPAATELESVVVDWMCKLLGLPDRFLFSCGGRGVLHGSTCEGVVSTLAAARDRALRSLGHEGIVRLVVYASDQSHATFQKGTSIIGIPPANFRIIPTSASSGYGLTADSVYDAVEADIASGLVPLYLCATIGTTGVGAVDPVRGLGEVARRYCMWLHVDVAFAGSALICPEFRDCINGAELADSVSMNPHKWFLTNMDCCCLWVANPQVLTSALSTNPEYLNNIGKGGTEVIDYKDWQIALSRPFRAMKLWVVLHRYGAAGMRAHIRRHVEMAKWFERMVRADERFEVVTPRSFSLVTFRLRPQNELEDEISVDALNRKLLVAINTSGRAFMTHFVVDNKFVIRMAMGGAMTQMRHVRDAWKLVKEKAKEVGAFPREYAQVREMN, encoded by the coding sequence ATGGGGAGCCTGCCACCTCTTGACGCCCCATTGCCACTTGGCCCCGAGGCATTCCTCGATGAGTCGCGCCCGGTGATCGACTTCCTCAACGGCTACTACCGTGACATCGAGAGTTACCCTGTCCGGCCCGACGCTGAGCCAGGGTGGCTCCGAACGCTTCTACCGGACGTGCCGCCCGAGCACGGCGATCCGGTGGAAGCCATATTGGAGGATGTGCAGCAACACATCATCCCTGGACTAACACACTGGCAGAGCCCCAACTTCTTCGCCTACTTCCCGGCAAATGGGAGCGCGGCCGGGTTGATGGGCGATATGCTTACATCCGGTCTCAACGTTGTACCCTTCTCTTGGGCCTCTTCGCCGGCCGCAACAGAGCTTGAGAGCGTCGTGGTGGACTGGATGTGCAAGCTGCTAGGGCTCCCCGACCGCTTCCTCTTCTCCTGCGGCGGTAGGGGTGTGCTGCATGGAAGCACCTGCGAAGGTGTGGTGTCCACGCTTGCGGCCGCACGTGATCGCGCCCTAAGAAGCTTGGGGCATGAAGGCATCGTGAGGCTGGTGGTCTACGCCTCCGATCAGAGCCACGCCACCTTCCAGAAGGGCACGAGCATCATCGGCATTCCGCCAGCCAACTTCCGCATCATCCCAACGTCGGCATCATCGGGGTACGGCCTCACAGCTGACAGCGTTTACGACGCGGTGGAGGCCGACATTGCCAGCGGGCTCGTGCCCTTGTACCTCTGCGCCACCATTGGCACTACCGGGGTCGGCGCCGTCGACCCTGTGCGCGGTCTCGGGGAGGTGGCGCGGCGGTATTGCATGTGGCTGCACGTCGACGTCGCGTTCGCTGGAAGCGCCCTGATCTGCCCCGAGTTCCGGGACTGCATCAACGGCGCCGAGCTCGCGGATTCGGTGAGCATGAACCCGCACAAGTGGTTCCTCACCAACATGGACTGCTGCTGCCTGTGGGTTGCCAACCCACAAGTGCTTACCTCCGCACTGTCGACTAACCCGGAGTACCTCAACAATATCGGCAAGGGAGGCACAGAGGTGATCGACTACAAGGACTGGCAGATTGCATTGTCACGCCCTTTCCGTGCCATGAAGCTATGGGTGGTCTTGCACCGCTACGGCGCAGCAGGGATGAGGGCACACATACGGAGGCACGTCGAAATGGCCAAGTGGTTCGAACGAATGGTCAGAGCCGACGAACGGTTTGAGGTGGTGACGCCAAGGAGCTTCTCCCTCGTGACCTTCCGCCTCCGCCCACAGAATGAGCTAGAGGATGAGATTTCTGTGGACGCCTTGAACCGCAAACTCCTCGTGGCCATCAACACGAGCGGACGGGCGTTCATGACACACTTTGTGGTGGATAACAAGTTTGTTATCCGTATGGCAATGGGCGGAGCCATGACGCAGATGCGGCACGTCCGGGACGCATGGAAGCTTGTCAAGGAGAAGGCCAAGGAAGTCGGCGCCTTTCCAAGAGAGTACGCACAAGTTAGGGAGATGAATTAA